In the genome of Natronorubrum daqingense, the window GAGGCGCGCGGCGAGACCACCGAACTCATGGAGTACATGAAGGACCGCCTCGAGCGCGCTGTCGAGTCCGCGGCGACGATGCACGGCTGTCGAGCAGACGTCGAGGTCGTCAGCGAATCGCCTCGAGCCGACAGCGACTCCGAGTTACAGGCCCTCCTCAGCGAGGTTGCAACCGACGTGCCCGGAACCGAGTCCGTCGTTCCCGCCGCGGACTTCGGCGCGAGCGAGGACGCGACCTTCCTGATGGAGCGCGTCCAGCGCGAGGGCGGACTCGCGACGTACCTGATCGTCGGCACCGACCACCCGACGAGCCACCACACGCCCACGTTCGACGTCGACGAGGCGAGTCTCGCACACGGAGTCGACGTGCTCGTCGAGTCGATCCGGGAACTCGAGCGGAGGCACCCGGTTCCGCAGGTCGACGAGACGGAAGGCGGACGAGAGCAGAACGAGCCAGCGGGGAACGAGCGAAATGGCAACGAACGAGACAAGAGCGAACGAAACAGGAGCGAACGAGAGGACGAGCGATGAGCGACCACCGTGTCACCGTTGCGGACGTCGAGGCTGCACGCGAGCGAATCGACGACGTGGTTCATCGAACGCCCCTCGACACGTCGCGCACGTTCGCCGAGCTGAGCGGAGCCGCCTCCGTCGGGCTCAAACTCGAGAACGTCCAGCGAACGGGGTCGTTCAAGATCCGCGGCGCGTACAACCGGATGGCACAGCTTCCGTCCGCGGAGCGCGAGGTCGGCGTCATCTCCTCGAGTGCGGGCAACCACGCACAGGGTGTCGCGCTGGCCGGCCAGTTGCTCGATATCGAGACCACCATCGTCGTGCCGGAAGTCACCCCCGCCGCCAAAATCGAAGCGACTCGGGGCTACGGGGCCGAGGTCGTCGTCGAGGGCAACATCTACGAACGATCCTACGAGTACGCCCTCGAGCGAGCCGACGAGACGGACGAGACGTTCGTCCACCCCTTCGACGACGAGGCCATCATCGCGGGTCAGGGCACGATCGGCCTCGAGTTGCTCGAGCAGTACGCCGAGATCGACACTGTCCTCGTCGCGATCGGTGGTGGCGGGCTCATCTCGGGAATCGGCACCGTGTTGAAGGCTCACGACCCCGATATCCGAGTTGTCGGGGTCCAACCCGAGGGGGCCTTCCACGCGAAACCGTCGCTCGAGAACGACGCAATCCACGAACTCGAGGGCGTAGACACCGTCGCGGAAGGCATCGCGGACACCCGACTGCTCGAGACCACATTCGCGAACGCACGCGAGGTCGTCGACGACGTGGTGAGCGTCAGCGACCGCGAGATTACAACCGCCGTCACCCTGTTGGCCGAGCGGGCCAAGACGGTCGTCGAAAGCGCTGGTGCGGCCCCGCTGGCGGCCGCACTCTCGGAGTCGGCCGGACTGGATCTCGAGGGCGAACACGTCGGTATAATCGTCTCGGGGGGCAACGTAAATCTCACCGAACACGCCGAATTGACCCGAACGGGACTGCACGAACTCGAGCGCTACGTCGACGCGCGAGTGGCCGTTTCGGGCTGGCCGACCACCGTCGGTCGCGTGGTCGAGACCGTCGAATCCGAGGGGGCCGAACTCGACGTGCTCGAGCGCGCCCGTCGCGGACCCAGCGATGAGCCGAATCGGGTTCCCATGACGCTGGGGCTCGAGGGCAGCGGGAAAGCGCATCTGGAAGGCGTACTCGATGAACTAGACGGGACAGATGGCGTGTCGGTACTCGAGCACTCGTTGGAGTAGCTACCTCGAGCACTCACTCCCCCTGGTGGAGAACGTTTCGACGAAAATATTCTGGAGTGTGTGGAGATGATATATGAAAGTGGAGCGTGTCAGAGATACTATGGAACGGGCAATCTTCCAGTCGGATTATCGGGAGGGGAACGTTTCCTGGGTAGATTGGACGCTACTGGTGATTCTCCTCTCTCTCGGAGTCGCTGGCTTCGTCCTTTTGGACAACGTCGCGCTTGGGAGCGTTGCACTGATCGCCGGGGCTAGTTTCGCCTTCTTCATCGCCGTCGTGAAGTCTGGCACGTTGACGAATGCGTGAGACACCACACTGCGACTCGAGCGTCGTGTGCTCGATTTGCATCGAACGATGGAGAAATTCACACCCAGAACACTCGAGGAGCCACGGTGAGACCACACGCACCCTCGAGTTACCGACACGGATCGATCGACGAACACACTACCCACAGCGGGACTGAATTCACGTGATCGGGTAGTTCACGTCATCGGATGGTGAATACCACTCGCATCCTCCGCGTTGTCTCGGACGTCGTCCGGAATCTCCGCGTCGACGTCTTCGTCGTGGTCGTCGTACTCGCTTTGCATCGAGAACGTCGCGGTGTCGTCACCCTCGCTGATCTCGCCTTCCATGTCGACGGTGAGGGGCAGATTCGTCTCCGCGTCGATTTCCTCCTCGATCGTCACGTCCTCGAACGAGGCGCTGCCCCAGCCCTGGAGGCTCGAGACGTCCTCGCCTGATTCCCCCAGTGCGGCTTCCATCTCGTCGCCGTCGAGTTCGGTGGTGACGGAAATCGTGTCGCCGTCGTCCTCGACGGAGACGTCGCCGTAGTAGTAGTGCTCCTCGGTCGCCGTCGTCTCGTTCACGTCCCAGAACTCCTCCGTGTTGTCGTCCTCGAGGTCGTCGAGTCGGAGGCGTTCCCACTCGTCGTCGCCGGTGTCCGTGTACACGAACACGTCGTCGAAGTACGCCTCGAAATTCGAGGGCTGACCGGGGCCAGTGGTGCCAGTCATGTCGTACTCGGCCCAGCCTTCCGTCGCCGTATCGTTGATGGCACCGTCGACACTCATACCGGTACTCGGTCCGTCGTCCACCGAGATGTCCATCTCCATGCTCATCGTGTGCGTCTCGAGTTCCTGTTCGGCCGCCTCGCGGTCCTCGATGAAGGCGTCGAACTCGTCTTCGGACATGTCGCCGTCCAGCTCACCCTCCGAGGGCCCGAAACAGCCTGCGAGGAGAACGACGCCCAGCACGCACGCGAGGACCATCAATTTCCGCCGATTCATATCAACAGAAAACAGTCAATGGATAATAATTCCACGCTTCGTTCGAGTGTCATCTCTCGCGAGTATACCGACGCGAGCCAAATCGCGGCGAAGCAGTCCCCACCCGCTCGAAGAAAATTGAACGGGGTCGCGCCCTCCTCAGGCTGCCTTCGCGCTCGCCCCGGCCGCTTCGACCGCCTCGAGGAAGATCCCGATACCCAACTCGATCTCGCGTTCGCTCGAGTCCAGCGGCGGTAAGAGACGAATCGTCTGTTTGCCACAGCCAAGCGTCAGGAGGCCGCGCTCGAGCGACTCCTGGACGACGGCGTCTCGTCGCCCGGGCGAGTCGAACTCGACGGCGAGCATGAGGCCCTTGCCGCGCACGTCTTCGACGTAGTCGGGCGAGTCGTCCCGGAGCAACTCCTTCGCGTGTTCGCCCCGCGTGGTGGCGTTTTCGAGCAGGTCGTACTCCTCGATGGCCTCGAG includes:
- a CDS encoding threonine ammonia-lyase, translating into MSDHRVTVADVEAARERIDDVVHRTPLDTSRTFAELSGAASVGLKLENVQRTGSFKIRGAYNRMAQLPSAEREVGVISSSAGNHAQGVALAGQLLDIETTIVVPEVTPAAKIEATRGYGAEVVVEGNIYERSYEYALERADETDETFVHPFDDEAIIAGQGTIGLELLEQYAEIDTVLVAIGGGGLISGIGTVLKAHDPDIRVVGVQPEGAFHAKPSLENDAIHELEGVDTVAEGIADTRLLETTFANAREVVDDVVSVSDREITTAVTLLAERAKTVVESAGAAPLAAALSESAGLDLEGEHVGIIVSGGNVNLTEHAELTRTGLHELERYVDARVAVSGWPTTVGRVVETVESEGAELDVLERARRGPSDEPNRVPMTLGLEGSGKAHLEGVLDELDGTDGVSVLEHSLE
- a CDS encoding DUF6612 family protein, producing the protein MNRRKLMVLACVLGVVLLAGCFGPSEGELDGDMSEDEFDAFIEDREAAEQELETHTMSMEMDISVDDGPSTGMSVDGAINDTATEGWAEYDMTGTTGPGQPSNFEAYFDDVFVYTDTGDDEWERLRLDDLEDDNTEEFWDVNETTATEEHYYYGDVSVEDDGDTISVTTELDGDEMEAALGESGEDVSSLQGWGSASFEDVTIEEEIDAETNLPLTVDMEGEISEGDDTATFSMQSEYDDHDEDVDAEIPDDVRDNAEDASGIHHPMT